A window from Roseburia sp. 499 encodes these proteins:
- a CDS encoding nucleoid-associated protein — MEKGDIRFRKVIVHILDSTVGMPVLSDTLLDFGSDFGDFLREHIYKVMATDDKKSCEFRKEESAVYQQLLPLTEAEVTDEAFVEASQQISTHLYEIMNKNIDIPPADFVVALFETDTAKHIAMLKMDYKTSYTHHTQSDAFGNTNEIIKFRAILPTESQKLSEAAIVNLYDFSISLIEKKYDVNGVKTNYFSKLFLNCSGALSPKTQLAIVTRAIENVQKKYYNDSEQFEVQMETKQIIHNQLEETGIVDVPFVLDKVFKEKEEFKQEVNEKLEKYHIVADTQIEPQAESTTRKFAKQYLSTDTGVEIKIPMEQYQDGEHIEFITNPDGSISILIKNVGHITSK; from the coding sequence ATGGAAAAAGGAGATATTCGATTTCGAAAAGTAATCGTTCATATATTAGATTCTACAGTGGGAATGCCGGTGCTTTCCGATACTTTGCTGGATTTCGGTTCAGACTTCGGAGACTTCTTGCGAGAGCATATTTATAAAGTAATGGCAACCGATGATAAGAAAAGCTGTGAGTTTCGTAAGGAAGAATCTGCGGTATATCAGCAACTTCTGCCACTAACAGAAGCGGAAGTGACAGATGAAGCTTTTGTAGAGGCAAGTCAGCAGATTTCTACACATTTATACGAAATCATGAATAAAAATATAGATATTCCACCGGCTGATTTTGTAGTAGCACTGTTTGAAACAGATACGGCAAAGCATATTGCAATGTTGAAAATGGATTATAAGACATCCTACACGCATCATACTCAGTCAGATGCATTTGGAAATACCAATGAAATTATTAAGTTTCGGGCGATTCTTCCTACAGAAAGCCAGAAGTTATCAGAGGCGGCTATTGTAAATCTCTATGACTTTTCTATTTCACTGATAGAAAAGAAATATGATGTGAATGGAGTGAAAACCAATTATTTTTCCAAGCTGTTTCTAAATTGTAGTGGAGCGTTATCGCCAAAAACACAGCTTGCTATTGTCACTAGGGCAATCGAAAATGTGCAGAAGAAATATTATAACGATTCTGAGCAGTTTGAGGTTCAAATGGAGACAAAGCAGATTATACATAATCAGCTAGAAGAGACAGGTATCGTAGATGTACCATTTGTTTTGGATAAGGTATTTAAAGAAAAGGAAGAATTCAAACAGGAAGTAAACGAGAAGCTGGAGAAGTATCATATTGTAGCGGATACTCAGATTGAACCGCAGGCGGAAAGCACCACAAGAAAGTTTGCCAAGCAGTATCTTTCTACTGATACAGGAGTGGAAATCAAGATTCCAATGGAACAGTATCAAGATGGAGAACATATTGAGTTTATTACCAATCCGGATGGAAGTATTTCTATTCTGATAAAGAACGTGGGACATATTACATCGAAATAG
- a CDS encoding LytR/AlgR family response regulator transcription factor gives MKSKMRTIRIAICDDEEFYRNELEKLVSVYGNEAEADLQIDIYSEAHTLTEAIEKMEKMYDIIFFDVDMPEMSGIEAAKAIRKVDENVLICFVTSHERYALDAYGVDAVGYVIKPMKYTDVKKIMEKAKIQIYYRMDEEKAQKRYLEVVSGRANVLIDLEKVVYIEKRRNQCVFHMTDGEQVCYDTLAKVYKQLDVETFLYTHQGYIANFHYIKEVKRDAVCFGAGMEIPISRKYYEPIKKRHMDKIYRIRDERNRSTS, from the coding sequence ATGAAAAGTAAAATGAGAACGATTCGAATAGCAATCTGTGATGACGAAGAATTTTATCGCAATGAACTGGAAAAGCTGGTCAGTGTTTATGGAAATGAAGCAGAGGCAGATTTACAGATAGATATTTATTCGGAAGCGCACACATTGACAGAGGCAATTGAGAAAATGGAAAAGATGTATGACATTATTTTCTTTGATGTTGATATGCCGGAAATGTCAGGGATTGAAGCAGCAAAAGCAATCCGAAAGGTAGATGAAAATGTACTCATTTGTTTTGTTACCAGTCATGAACGATATGCCTTAGATGCGTATGGAGTGGATGCTGTCGGTTACGTTATTAAACCTATGAAATATACAGATGTTAAGAAAATCATGGAAAAGGCAAAAATCCAGATATATTATCGTATGGATGAAGAAAAAGCACAGAAACGGTACTTAGAGGTTGTATCTGGAAGAGCAAATGTGTTGATAGATTTGGAGAAAGTGGTATATATTGAAAAAAGACGGAATCAGTGTGTCTTTCATATGACAGATGGGGAGCAGGTCTGCTATGATACATTGGCAAAAGTGTATAAGCAGTTGGATGTAGAAACATTTTTATATACGCATCAGGGATATATTGCGAACTTTCATTATATCAAAGAGGTAAAACGAGATGCAGTCTGTTTTGGGGCAGGGATGGAAATTCCAATTAGCCGCAAATATTATGAACCGATAAAAAAACGTCATATGGATAAGATATACCGGATTCGTGATGAGAGAAATCGGAGTACATCTTAG
- a CDS encoding sensor histidine kinase, translating to MNEFYRIYLDILSNFFNILFLLRFSVNESHKKIPLKNKLIYFTIYFLYSIPQDIPYATFFCYLFDTLFLLSFLYPDLKKTIVIFVQYKIFSYILLTLILFMHTCILNDTDVLSISPLYQTYKTIIVCFLAYIFYVLYTNMKKIRSFHNHYQIYFNLVILGISLVLSHVTLYLCMENPDSYVLSSIFSTIAILIILCISLYDKFLSLLTENANYKIQSEMERMEQEYAAHIEENLKDLHSIRHDIKNHLIIIDGYAAQQNFNKIHEYIGRIAENFSAPALIETSSPTISAILNEKQQLAKRHKINCEIKTDFSHINIDDFTLTTILANLFDNAITAASKCPDGWIKADMKQAESYLEIMIDNNHMENIQEKDGFFTSTKTDKNFFHGIGIKNVRKVVDALNGQIDISYSETTFHVNILIPNYD from the coding sequence ATGAATGAATTTTATCGAATATATTTAGATATTTTATCCAATTTTTTTAATATTCTTTTTTTATTACGTTTTTCAGTGAATGAATCACACAAGAAAATTCCTCTGAAGAATAAACTTATTTACTTTACCATTTATTTTTTATACTCCATACCACAAGATATTCCATATGCTACATTCTTTTGCTATTTATTTGATACTTTATTTTTATTAAGTTTTTTGTATCCAGACCTAAAAAAAACAATTGTTATATTCGTTCAGTATAAAATTTTTTCCTATATCCTTTTAACACTTATTCTATTTATGCACACCTGTATTTTAAATGATACAGATGTTTTATCTATATCCCCACTATATCAAACATACAAAACAATTATTGTATGTTTTCTCGCTTATATCTTTTATGTTCTCTACACAAATATGAAAAAGATTCGGAGTTTCCACAATCACTACCAGATATATTTCAATTTGGTTATTCTTGGTATCAGCCTGGTGCTAAGCCATGTCACTCTGTACCTTTGTATGGAAAATCCTGACTCCTATGTACTTTCCTCCATCTTTTCAACTATTGCTATCCTCATCATTTTGTGCATTTCGCTTTATGATAAGTTTCTTTCTTTACTTACGGAAAATGCCAACTACAAAATACAATCTGAAATGGAACGGATGGAACAGGAATATGCTGCGCACATTGAAGAAAATCTGAAAGACCTACATTCCATCCGTCACGACATTAAAAATCACCTGATTATTATTGACGGCTATGCTGCTCAGCAAAATTTTAATAAAATACATGAATATATTGGCAGAATTGCCGAGAATTTTTCTGCTCCTGCGCTCATTGAAACTTCCTCTCCTACGATATCTGCTATTTTAAATGAAAAGCAGCAGTTAGCCAAGCGACACAAAATAAACTGTGAGATTAAGACGGATTTTTCACATATAAATATAGACGATTTTACACTTACCACTATCCTTGCCAATCTGTTTGACAATGCCATCACTGCCGCTTCAAAGTGCCCGGATGGCTGGATAAAAGCTGATATGAAACAGGCTGAATCTTATCTTGAAATTATGATTGATAACAACCACATGGAAAATATTCAGGAAAAAGACGGTTTCTTTACTAGTACAAAGACGGATAAAAATTTTTTTCATGGAATTGGCATAAAAAATGTCCGCAAGGTTGTTGACGCCTTAAACGGACAAATTGATATTTCTTATTCGGAAACTACTTTCCACGTTAATATTTTAATTCCAAACTATGACTAA
- a CDS encoding IS3 family transposase, which translates to MRKRLVNSPCRWIGSKKNLKNCLDLTTRVNLVKNHSKNKESNLPVSVVAKLASINRTSIYYKGTPISDEELECKRIIDRLHTDNPTWGARQMSSQLKQRGYKVGRRKARRYMDEMGINPVYPKPNLSKRLKQAQVVPYLLRNAVIDRPNQAWSIDITYIPMKHGFLYLTAIIDWHSRCIVGWELDDTLDTRACIEACEKAFKVAKPEILNSDQGCQFTSQKYKDFLKANKIKQSMDGKSRWADNIMIERWFRTFKYEEAYLTEWKNIKEARQAIAAYIHKYNFDRCHSAIGNVPPASVYYPAMLYEAAKEAA; encoded by the coding sequence ATGCGAAAAAGGTTGGTCAACTCACCATGCAGGTGGATTGGCTCAAAAAAAAATCTGAAGAATTGCTTGGACCTGACTACGAGAGTAAATTTAGTAAAAAACCATTCGAAGAATAAGGAAAGCAATCTTCCGGTTTCTGTTGTTGCGAAGCTTGCTAGCATTAACAGAACAAGTATTTATTACAAAGGAACACCTATTTCTGATGAAGAACTTGAATGTAAACGAATCATAGATCGGCTTCACACGGATAATCCGACATGGGGTGCCAGACAGATGTCTTCCCAGCTTAAGCAACGTGGATATAAAGTCGGTAGACGCAAAGCACGCAGATACATGGATGAAATGGGTATTAACCCAGTATATCCGAAGCCAAATCTTTCAAAACGTTTGAAACAGGCACAGGTTGTTCCATATTTACTTAGAAATGCCGTCATAGATCGTCCTAATCAGGCATGGTCAATCGACATTACATATATTCCAATGAAGCATGGTTTCTTGTATTTAACAGCCATTATAGACTGGCATAGCCGTTGTATCGTAGGCTGGGAACTGGATGATACTTTGGATACACGTGCCTGCATAGAGGCCTGTGAAAAAGCATTCAAAGTTGCAAAACCAGAAATTCTCAACTCAGATCAAGGCTGCCAATTTACCAGTCAGAAATACAAGGATTTTCTCAAGGCAAACAAAATCAAGCAAAGCATGGATGGAAAAAGCCGTTGGGCTGACAACATCATGATTGAACGCTGGTTCCGTACATTCAAGTACGAAGAAGCATATCTTACCGAATGGAAAAATATCAAAGAGGCACGCCAGGCTATCGCTGCTTATATTCATAAGTACAACTTTGATCGTTGCCATTCTGCAATCGGTAATGTTCCTCCAGCATCCGTATACTATCCAGCTATGCTATATGAAGCCGCTAAGGAGGCTGCTTAA
- a CDS encoding transposase → MSRTRRNFTAQFKAKLVLEVLKGEKDINTIATENNIQPNLLRNWKKEFLDNASVVFDDKREENIKEKLASERKEKAEYAKKVGQLTMQVDWLKKKSEELLGPDYESKFSKKPFEE, encoded by the coding sequence ATGTCTCGTACAAGAAGAAATTTTACAGCTCAGTTCAAAGCAAAACTCGTATTGGAAGTGCTTAAAGGTGAAAAAGATATAAATACAATAGCTACTGAAAACAATATTCAGCCAAACTTACTCCGTAACTGGAAGAAAGAATTCCTAGACAATGCCTCTGTTGTCTTTGATGACAAAAGAGAAGAAAATATCAAGGAAAAGCTTGCATCGGAACGCAAGGAAAAAGCTGAATATGCGAAAAAGGTTGGTCAACTCACCATGCAGGTGGATTGGCTCAAAAAAAAATCTGAAGAATTGCTTGGACCTGACTACGAGAGTAAATTTAGTAAAAAACCATTCGAAGAATAA
- a CDS encoding transposase → MAIKYHQISLSETFSDCQNQFMDDSPSFFNILAEYFDLDDFIPPEFTSAFYLTIGRNRLYSLHGFLTAYILQKIFSIPTDSLLLLFLNLCKELRDFCGFSKVPDASLMSRFKNEFEPYIELMFQRMVDYTEPICQLIDSSLAQMLTFDTSGIELYVTENNPKTLNALIKKLKAFYKDKPDVDPYKMAYGLMPSQAVSCPDAKHMYINGHFCYADKFAILTNGLGIVRHIAFINDDDFKSAHPELPVEKKTASPDEDKSLGDAAALVPVLSDFFSLHPDFHPNTFLGDAAFDSAELYGKLFNDFHFSKALIPYNPRNESPLKKVGYNAYGYPTCPNDSSLSMKYCGVTKEKGRSNRIKWICPKMSYSHGWHCNCETPCSTAAKGRTTYTYENMDLRMFPGIQRDSDEWNDTYKIRAIVERVINHFKINMCIAGRKTRNHSTTKADVFLAGIASQLTVIVAYAMNCPQYIRSLKPLVA, encoded by the coding sequence ATGGCTATTAAGTATCATCAAATTTCTTTAAGTGAAACTTTTTCAGACTGTCAAAACCAGTTCATGGATGACTCTCCATCATTCTTTAATATTCTCGCAGAATACTTTGATCTTGATGACTTCATCCCTCCAGAATTCACATCCGCTTTTTATCTTACCATCGGCAGGAATCGTCTTTATTCTCTTCATGGTTTTCTTACCGCCTATATCCTCCAGAAAATATTTTCTATTCCTACCGATTCCCTGCTTCTTTTATTCTTAAATCTCTGCAAGGAATTACGTGATTTCTGCGGTTTTTCTAAAGTTCCTGACGCTTCCTTAATGTCCAGGTTCAAAAACGAATTCGAGCCTTACATTGAACTCATGTTTCAACGAATGGTTGATTACACAGAGCCCATCTGCCAACTAATTGACTCATCTCTCGCACAGATGCTTACCTTTGATACCTCCGGAATTGAACTTTATGTTACTGAAAACAATCCAAAAACTTTAAATGCTTTAATCAAAAAACTCAAAGCTTTTTACAAAGATAAACCTGATGTCGACCCTTACAAGATGGCTTATGGCCTCATGCCTTCACAGGCTGTTTCCTGTCCTGACGCAAAGCATATGTACATCAATGGTCATTTTTGCTATGCAGACAAATTTGCTATTCTTACCAATGGTTTAGGTATCGTAAGACATATCGCTTTTATCAATGATGACGATTTCAAATCTGCGCATCCAGAACTTCCTGTTGAAAAGAAAACTGCTTCTCCCGATGAAGATAAATCCTTAGGTGACGCTGCAGCACTTGTTCCAGTTCTTAGTGATTTCTTTTCCCTTCATCCAGACTTTCATCCAAATACTTTTCTTGGAGATGCTGCTTTCGACTCTGCTGAATTGTATGGAAAGTTATTCAATGATTTCCATTTTTCCAAAGCTCTAATCCCCTATAATCCAAGAAATGAAAGCCCTCTTAAAAAGGTTGGTTATAATGCTTATGGCTATCCTACTTGCCCTAATGACTCCTCTCTTTCCATGAAATACTGTGGAGTAACAAAGGAAAAAGGTCGTTCAAATCGTATCAAATGGATCTGCCCTAAGATGTCTTATAGCCATGGTTGGCATTGCAACTGTGAAACCCCTTGCAGCACAGCTGCTAAAGGGCGAACAACATATACTTATGAGAACATGGATTTACGTATGTTTCCTGGCATCCAACGTGATTCTGACGAGTGGAATGACACTTATAAAATAAGAGCCATTGTCGAGCGTGTAATCAATCATTTTAAAATCAACATGTGTATTGCTGGAAGGAAAACAAGAAATCACTCCACCACCAAAGCTGATGTCTTTCTTGCCGGTATTGCAAGCCAGTTGACGGTAATCGTTGCATATGCGATGAATTGTCCACAATACATTCGAAGTCTAAAACCTTTAGTTGCCTGA
- a CDS encoding peptidase domain-containing ABC transporter, translated as MKYYCIKQHDITDCGAACLATIAKQNGYKISISKIREIAGTDKQGTNAYGVIKAAEQLGFSAKGVKGNKEAFFSEFPLPCIAHVIVDGNLMHYVVIHKITKKQVVIADPAEGIVKLTPEEFFGEVTEGKKLPKYQWTGVLILLVKSESFVKGKEIQGLFQRFFHLLLPQKKLLIHIFLASLVYTVLGIAGSFYYKALMDDILPDGLIQTLTTLSVGVIFLNIFKVILDAIRSHLLLYLSQKLDIALLLGYYRHVLELPMNFFGSRKVGEIVSRFNDASKVRDAISGATLTIMIDTIMAVAGAIILYMQNTKMFGIAVIMIILYAIIVVGFQKSYDKWNRNEMEDNAQLTSYLVESLNGMQTVKAFNAERKANRETESPFVKLLKSVFNLSFISNMQNELKVFVELVGGVVILWVGGLDVIHGTLTMGQLITFQSLLAYFLDPVKNLINLQPQMQTAVVAADRLGEILDLEAEKGEEEYHKLHPQSIAGDIELKDINFRYGTRKLVLENVNLKIKQGEKVAFVGESGSGKPHWQNFCSISIRQKRERYF; from the coding sequence ATGAAATATTACTGTATTAAACAACATGACATTACTGACTGCGGCGCAGCGTGTCTTGCCACCATTGCAAAGCAGAACGGTTACAAAATTTCTATATCGAAGATTAGGGAGATTGCCGGAACGGACAAGCAGGGCACGAATGCCTATGGTGTCATCAAGGCAGCGGAACAACTTGGCTTTTCTGCAAAAGGAGTAAAGGGAAATAAAGAAGCATTTTTCTCTGAATTTCCATTACCTTGTATTGCACACGTTATTGTAGATGGAAATCTAATGCACTATGTAGTAATCCATAAGATTACTAAAAAGCAGGTTGTCATTGCAGATCCGGCAGAAGGAATCGTAAAACTTACACCGGAAGAATTTTTCGGTGAGGTAACAGAAGGAAAAAAGCTACCAAAATATCAGTGGACAGGCGTATTAATTCTGTTAGTGAAGTCGGAAAGCTTTGTAAAAGGAAAGGAAATCCAAGGTTTATTTCAGCGTTTTTTTCATCTTTTGCTTCCACAGAAAAAATTATTGATACATATATTTCTGGCATCTTTGGTTTATACCGTTTTGGGTATAGCAGGCTCTTTCTATTATAAGGCACTGATGGATGATATTTTACCGGATGGATTGATTCAGACGTTGACTACGCTGTCGGTAGGCGTTATTTTTTTGAACATTTTTAAGGTAATATTGGATGCAATACGTTCTCATTTATTGCTATATTTGAGCCAAAAACTGGACATTGCATTGTTACTGGGATACTATCGTCATGTTTTGGAACTTCCTATGAATTTTTTCGGAAGTAGAAAAGTTGGGGAAATTGTATCCCGTTTTAATGATGCATCTAAGGTAAGGGATGCGATATCCGGAGCAACATTAACGATTATGATAGATACCATTATGGCAGTAGCAGGAGCAATTATTCTATATATGCAGAATACGAAAATGTTTGGAATCGCAGTGATTATGATAATTCTATATGCAATAATCGTTGTGGGATTCCAAAAAAGCTATGATAAGTGGAACCGGAATGAGATGGAGGATAATGCGCAGCTTACTTCTTATTTGGTAGAGTCTTTAAATGGAATGCAGACAGTAAAAGCATTTAATGCAGAACGCAAAGCGAATCGGGAAACAGAAAGCCCTTTTGTAAAATTGTTAAAGAGTGTATTTAATCTTAGTTTTATCAGCAATATGCAAAATGAATTGAAGGTATTTGTAGAACTGGTTGGTGGAGTTGTGATTCTTTGGGTTGGAGGTTTGGATGTAATACATGGAACCCTGACGATGGGACAATTGATAACATTTCAGTCTTTATTGGCATATTTCTTAGACCCGGTAAAGAATTTGATAAATTTACAGCCACAGATGCAGACTGCGGTTGTCGCAGCAGACCGTTTGGGAGAAATCTTGGACTTGGAGGCAGAAAAAGGAGAAGAGGAATATCATAAGCTTCATCCACAGAGTATTGCAGGAGATATAGAATTAAAAGATATTAATTTCCGGTATGGAACCAGAAAGCTTGTATTGGAAAATGTGAACTTAAAAATAAAACAGGGAGAAAAGGTTGCATTTGTAGGGGAAAGTGGTTCGGGAAAACCACATTGGCAAAACTTTTGCTCCATCTCTATCAGGCAGAAGAGGGAGAGATACTTTTAA
- a CDS encoding ABC transporter ATP-binding protein: MAKLLLHLYQAEEGEILLNGNNIEDIQIETLRERIAYIPQETFLFSGSIYENLTLGMDSPIMEEVVEASKKAQAHEFINELPLRYETRLEENGANLSGGQRQRLAIARAMLKKPDILILDEATSNLDAVTERALDSTIGEFSKEMTTIFIAHRLSTIKNCDRIFVMDKGKIIEAGTHEELKNFGGKYAELVKHQSLEGGV, encoded by the coding sequence TTGGCAAAACTTTTGCTCCATCTCTATCAGGCAGAAGAGGGAGAGATACTTTTAAATGGAAATAATATAGAAGATATTCAAATTGAAACATTGAGGGAGAGAATTGCATATATACCGCAGGAAACATTTTTATTCAGCGGCAGTATTTATGAAAACCTTACCCTTGGAATGGATAGTCCGATCATGGAGGAAGTAGTGGAAGCATCGAAAAAGGCTCAGGCGCATGAATTCATCAATGAACTGCCATTGCGATATGAGACCAGGCTGGAAGAGAACGGAGCGAATCTTTCCGGTGGGCAGAGGCAGCGTCTTGCTATTGCCCGGGCAATGTTGAAAAAACCGGACATACTGATTTTAGATGAAGCTACTAGTAATCTGGATGCAGTAACAGAGCGTGCATTGGATAGTACAATTGGAGAATTTTCCAAAGAAATGACAACAATTTTTATTGCACATAGATTAAGTACAATAAAAAATTGTGACAGGATTTTTGTAATGGATAAAGGGAAAATTATTGAAGCAGGAACCCATGAGGAATTGAAAAATTTCGGTGGAAAGTATGCTGAACTTGTGAAGCATCAGTCGTTGGAAGGTGGTGTATAG
- a CDS encoding biotin/lipoyl-binding protein — translation MKPIIIDMEEMSDSTEVYGSRPSPIFAILIYSLVAVLVVAGVWMCLFQIDVVTHANGMIRSSDTTATITNVTAGKITSWEVTDGAYVSEGETLFTVDAEELEQQKEECEAELSNVNARLEILNAYQQALDGNEEVLQSCQNNTYYAEFKTRKEGININCDTVHSDASARQSQYQNSMDSIKSSIGTVERDKEKLSQMLTDVRNRSNSFSSDEVYYYATVEEYISSYNFTASQYDIQIEELQNAVDENGQPLDYGSKIEELQNQKAQALNQAESEMVASIEQSIASNQTNLESLNSNLNEVKGNIESLNNGSEQLSTEQIIVNEKNAVYAEINTYQSKKR, via the coding sequence ATGAAACCGATTATCATAGATATGGAAGAAATGTCAGACAGCACGGAGGTTTATGGCTCAAGACCAAGTCCGATATTTGCAATATTGATTTATAGTTTAGTAGCAGTTCTGGTTGTAGCAGGAGTGTGGATGTGTTTGTTTCAGATTGATGTTGTAACCCATGCAAACGGTATGATTCGCAGTAGTGATACAACGGCAACAATTACCAACGTTACGGCCGGCAAGATAACTTCGTGGGAAGTAACGGATGGGGCATATGTCAGTGAGGGAGAAACTTTGTTTACAGTAGATGCTGAAGAATTGGAACAGCAAAAGGAGGAATGTGAAGCGGAGTTGAGTAATGTAAATGCAAGACTTGAGATTCTGAATGCATATCAGCAGGCTCTGGATGGAAATGAAGAAGTATTGCAGTCCTGTCAGAATAATACTTATTATGCAGAGTTCAAAACCAGAAAGGAAGGCATTAACATTAACTGTGATACGGTACATAGTGATGCTTCTGCCAGACAGTCGCAATATCAGAACAGTATGGATAGTATCAAAAGTTCCATTGGAACAGTAGAGAGGGATAAAGAAAAATTATCACAAATGTTGACAGATGTAAGAAACAGAAGCAATAGTTTTTCTAGTGATGAAGTATATTATTATGCAACAGTAGAGGAGTACATTAGTAGTTACAATTTTACAGCCAGTCAGTATGACATACAGATTGAAGAACTTCAGAATGCGGTAGATGAAAATGGTCAGCCTCTAGATTATGGAAGCAAAATAGAGGAATTGCAGAATCAGAAAGCACAGGCATTGAATCAAGCAGAATCAGAGATGGTAGCATCCATAGAACAGTCAATTGCATCTAATCAGACCAATCTGGAAAGCCTGAATAGTAATCTGAATGAAGTAAAAGGCAATATAGAAAGCCTGAATAATGGTTCCGAACAGTTAAGTACAGAGCAGATTATTGTAAATGAGAAAAATGCAGTATATGCAGAGATAAATACATATCAGAGTAAAAAAAGATGA
- a CDS encoding HlyD family efflux transporter periplasmic adaptor subunit produces the protein MRAQCDGYLNMSTDRTVGDYVNAGESIGNIVPENDGLYKVVIYVENQDIGAIKEGQKVKYEIPAYPSSDYGVIEGTVTGISKDIKVNQDTGTGYYEVEATISCKGKNIDEKQVEFIQGMAVQAKLVTEKKSVMEYLLEKIDLLG, from the coding sequence ATACGGGCACAATGTGATGGTTATCTGAATATGAGTACAGATAGAACTGTGGGTGATTATGTTAATGCAGGTGAGAGTATAGGAAATATTGTTCCGGAAAATGATGGACTTTATAAAGTTGTTATTTATGTAGAGAATCAGGATATAGGTGCTATAAAAGAAGGTCAGAAAGTAAAATATGAAATTCCGGCATATCCCAGTTCGGATTATGGTGTGATAGAAGGAACAGTAACCGGGATATCAAAGGATATTAAGGTGAATCAGGATACAGGAACGGGGTATTATGAGGTAGAGGCAACGATATCGTGTAAAGGAAAAAATATAGATGAAAAGCAAGTGGAGTTCATACAGGGAATGGCAGTGCAGGCAAAGTTGGTGACTGAGAAAAAGAGTGTTATGGAATATCTGCTGGAAAAGATAGATTTACTGGGATGA
- a CDS encoding deoxyguanosinetriphosphate triphosphohydrolase — MTIRENMELLERTNLSQFATLSENSKGRDREEIQCDIRPVFQRDRDRIVHCKSFRRLMHKTQVFLAPRGDHYRTRLTHTLEVSQNARTIAKALRLNEDLVEAIALGHDLGHTPFGHAGERVLNDICEDGFKHNEQSVRVVEKLEKDGAGLNLTWEVRDGILNHQTSLMPATLEGKIVRLSDKIAYINHDIDDAIRAQVLTEDGIPREYREILGETTRNRLNTFIHNIITNSQGKNDICMSEEVEKAMKGLRSFMFKSVYTNPVAKREEHRAMELVERLFYYYMEHVEKMPEQYRNMLSAGEKKERVVCDYIAGMTDQYAIAKFEEIFVPKAWQVDK, encoded by the coding sequence GTGACCATAAGAGAAAATATGGAATTACTGGAACGTACCAATCTGAGTCAATTTGCAACCTTGAGTGAGAATTCTAAGGGGAGAGACCGAGAGGAGATACAGTGTGATATCCGTCCGGTGTTTCAAAGGGACCGGGATCGTATTGTACATTGCAAGTCGTTTCGGCGTTTGATGCATAAGACACAGGTATTTCTGGCCCCCAGAGGTGATCACTATCGAACCAGACTGACTCATACCCTTGAGGTATCTCAGAATGCCAGAACCATTGCGAAGGCATTACGTTTGAACGAGGATTTGGTAGAGGCAATTGCGCTTGGACACGATTTGGGACACACACCTTTTGGACACGCCGGAGAGCGTGTATTGAACGATATTTGCGAAGATGGATTTAAACACAACGAGCAGAGTGTTCGTGTGGTAGAAAAGTTGGAAAAAGATGGAGCAGGTTTAAACCTCACTTGGGAGGTGAGAGACGGCATTTTAAATCATCAGACCAGTTTGATGCCGGCAACTTTAGAAGGGAAAATTGTAAGGTTGTCGGATAAAATAGCATATATCAATCACGATATTGATGATGCCATTCGGGCACAGGTGTTGACAGAAGATGGGATTCCGAGGGAGTACCGGGAAATTTTGGGAGAGACGACTCGGAATCGTTTGAATACTTTTATACATAATATTATTACCAATAGTCAGGGGAAAAATGACATTTGTATGTCTGAAGAAGTGGAAAAAGCCATGAAAGGGCTACGTAGCTTTATGTTTAAAAGTGTCTATACGAATCCTGTGGCAAAGAGGGAAGAACACAGAGCCATGGAACTTGTAGAACGTCTTTTTTATTACTACATGGAGCATGTAGAAAAGATGCCGGAGCAGTATCGTAATATGCTAAGTGCGGGAGAGAAAAAAGAACGGGTGGTATGTGATTACATTGCAGGTATGACAGACCAATACGCCATTGCAAAGTTTGAAGAGATTTTTGTACCGAAGGCATGGCAGGTAGATAAATAA